The sequence below is a genomic window from Mugil cephalus isolate CIBA_MC_2020 chromosome 14, CIBA_Mcephalus_1.1, whole genome shotgun sequence.
aaacaccaccactgccagaaaacagagagaaaacctGGCAAAACACACTCACTACTCCGCTGAAACATCACAATTACAATCCAAATAGTTCATTAACAGCTCTGAAAACGTGGTTGTACTCTGAttatgaaacagctgaaattCCCAGTAAAACTGACTGCAGATGTAAGTGATATTATGGAAATGCAACtccatgtgtgtatgtgtggatcCTCTATCATTGCTTTGTGTTACAGGTTTCTCCAACATCATTGGTGCATTTGACTGCACCCACATCTAAATAAAACCCTGCTCATGTTCCTGTGAGGGACATTTTGTGAACAGGAAATCCTTGTCACAGCATTAATGTTCAGGTGAACATGACTTTTTGATATTTTCAATCAATGAGCACTGTACATTACTTGTGATGTGCATTCATTAGTTTAATAGTATACATCTTATAAAACTCAGTGTAGTGgcagtggaataaatattgGTTTCCATTTGTGGTGACTGAGATAAGGGATGAGATCAAATAGATCCTGGTTCTtagcctggtctggagcaggctagctccacaggataaatctccatggtaacttatGTCAAAACATAACAACCACTTTTGTGCAACCAGATCATGGataagttcatccaggataatCAACATATCCAGgattaatcccttatcctggttttgtgcaatGGACCCCTCAGGAGGTGAATCATGACATTCCAAACATTTCCATTCAAAGATGTGATGCAGATGTTTGAAATATAACGAGTTTcagcaaaagaaagagaagagacaaACAGCCTGGATCTACATGACATGCTCATAATAACATTCAACTtcaaatgaacagaaataattTGCGGTGGAGACCAGTGGAGACATTGTTGTGGTGTATTTGAGACCAAAGAAGACATAAAGTGTAGCTGGCTCTCTAGCTCTCACTAGAATAAAGTCAttttcttccatccagtgtcTCACACctcaccaaaaaacaaaaaaacaaaaaactcactCATCAAGTTGCTTTATTTAGTAATAGTGCCAACCAAATGACAGGTCCATGAATAGAACTTTGCATAGACGGACACACCTTCTACTCAAATTTgacaagttaaaaaaatatttcatttgtgcCATTGCGTGGTTTGATGTCATCCTTCCTGCGCTGTACTTTTATAAAAGCTGCTGTGTTCTCACTGGGCGACGACACTTAAACAACAAGTGGAATCAGAGAGCATCACAACATCTATCACTGCAGGGGACAGCGTTCCAAACCAGGCAACTTCTGTAAGTGTTTCAATGGTGGGATTTTCTGTGGCTTGATTGAATAATGAAATAGTTATAAATTACAAACAAGatgtcaatatttttttattgtattttagcTGCATTTACTGTGTGGTCTtctagaaaaagaaaacttactTGGTACATCCATTTGATTATTTCCTTTATCAAACTTTAATGGTAAAAGGTCTGACTGTTATATAGCACTTTTATGCCTATTGGTTGTCAAAGCACTAtagaggaccaactctgccataattaacaataaataaatgaataaataaaataatacctacagatatatgccatgactaattaaataattaaataaatgtctaaatatattccataaatgctactgatttatttatttatttttaattgtggcAGAGTTGGTCATAGACGCATCCACCCATTGGCTCACACAAgcccacacacattcacacaccagtgctacacactgggagcaactgggggttcagcgtcttgcccaaggacacttggacatgtggcacattccaaggattgaaccactaaccctctggtcGGTGGACAACCTGTTATTTCAGTAGGATGGAACTaactttagcttagcatagaggAAGGTCtcagttcatttcaattaaacaataaaaagtatTAAGTTTGGGACTGAATGCTGGTATATTGGAGGTATCGTGCTTTCTGTTGGTAATAAACAATAGTATCgaagaaaaaactttatttaatgaCTAAAAACTATTACAAGCATGACTcagaatataaaatgaatatagGATATTTAGGAAtataaaacatggaaaaaaagtcTTGGTCACTTTTAGACTGTTACACTGGGAATGAAGCTGAAAGGGTggagtgaaaaagaaaacagtaatTCATTCCTCCACCTAAAACAAATATTAGCgtgggttaaaataaataaagaatgatgTCTGTGAACAGTAAAATGAGCTTATGAAAATGAACTGgataaaaatatgtttgaaaaagAGTCgctgttaatatttaaacataaaatctgagattctgagaaaataaaagatgatgaaataaaacttgttgtttttcaaaaccAGGAGATAGTATCAAGATTCTAGAGGAAGTCATCATGAAGATCGGTTTGATGATTCTTCTCCTTGTTGGTGAGTTAAAAGATcgaattaaacacaaatatgtcTTCGAACAACGCAAATGAATTAATGACCAACAATGATCCAACACCATCTGTTGAAAACAGCgtcaacaacaaccaccacaccGGCAACAACGGGAACAACAACCATCACACCGGCAACAACGGGAACAACAATCACCGcaccgacaacaacaaccaacgcACCGGAAACAAcgacaacagcaacaaccaAACCGgcatcaacaacaaccaccacaccagcaacaacaaccaccgcaccgacaacaacgacaacaacaactgcaacgacaacaacagcaacaacaaccaccacaccGGCAACAATggcaacaacttctccaacaacaactacaactgctccaactacaacaacaactactccaactacaacaacgacaacagctccaactacaacgacaaccgctacaactacaactactccaacaacaacagctcttactacaacaacaaccgcttCAACTACGACCAAtccaacgacaacaactgctccaactacaacaacaaaaactgctccaacaactacctctccaactacaacaacagcttcaacaacaacaaccgctccaactacaactacaaccactccattaacaactacaactgccccagcaacaacaactgctccaacaacaactacaaccactccaacaacaacaacaactgctccaactacaacaacaacaactactccaactacaacaacttctccaacaacaactacaaccgctccaacaacaacaacaacaattgcTCCAACAACGATAACAGCTCCAACTACAAtcgctccaacaacaactacaacaactccaacaacaacaacttctccaactacaacaacaacttctccaactacaacttctccaacaacaactacaactgctccaacaacaaccacaaccactccaacaacaaccgctcatacaacaacaacaactactccaactacaactGCAATTGCTCCAACAAAAACTACAACGactccaacaacaacgactacaactgctccaacaacaacaacgacaaccgctccaactacaacgacaaccgctacaactacaactacaatcACTCCAACAACAGTTACAACcgctccaacaacaacagcacttactacaacaacaacaactgctccaactacaacaacaacagctctaactacaactacaaccgctccaactacaaccaatccaacaacaacttctccaattACGACTACAAccgctccaacaacaactacaactgctccAACAATAACTACAACCGCTCCAACAACAGCTcttactacaacaacaacaactgctccaactacaaccacaacagctctaactacaacaacaactgctccaagtacaacaacaactgctccaacaactacaactgttACAACAGCAACTACAATAACAACCgctcctacaacaacaacagctttaattacaacaacaactgctccaactacaactataaccactccaacaacaactacaaccactccGACAACAGCAACTACAACTGattcaactacaacaacaacaactgctccaacaactacaactgctcTAACTTCAACAACTACAACCGctcaaacaacaactacaaccactccaacaacaaccgctcctacaacaacaacagctccaactacaaaaacaacagctctaactacaacaacaactgctccaactacaacaacaaaaactgatcCAACAACTACTGCtccatcaacaacaacagcttcaacaacaacaacaaagacaaacgctccaactacaactacaaccactccattaacaactacaactgccccaacaacaacaactactccaacgacaactacaaccactccaacaacaactacaactgccccaacaacaacagttccaacaacaactacaacgactccaactacaacaacaactgctccaactacaacaacaacaactactccaACTACAACGGCTTCAACAACTACAGCTTCTCCAACTACAATTACaacagctccaacaacaactacaactgcccagacaaaaacaactgttccaacaacaactgctccaactacaaccaatccaacaacaacaaccgctccaacaacaactacaactgctccaacaacaactacaaccgctccaacaacaacaacagctcttactacaacaacaacaactggtccaacaacaacagctctaactacaacaacaactgctccaactacaacaacaacaactggtcCAACAACAACTggtccaactacaacaacaactgctccaactacaacaaaagCTTCAACAACGacaactacaaccactccattaacaactacaactgccccaacaacaacaactactccaacaacaactacaatggctccaccaacaactacaactgccccaacaacaactacaacgactccaactacaacaacaactgctccaactacaacaactactctAACTACAACCgctccaacaactacaacttctccaactacaattacaacagcttcaacaacaactacaactgccccaacaacaacaacaactgttccaacaacaacaacgacaaccgcTACAACTACAAGTACAACTACAATCACTCcaacaacagctccaacaacagctccaacaacaactacaaccactccaACTACAACGAAcccaccaacaacaactgctccaactacaactgctccaacaacaactacaactgctccaacaaaaactacaacttcaacaacaacaacagctcttactacaacaacaacaactgctccaactacaacaacaacaactgctccaacaacaactgttccaactgctccaacaactacaactgctctaacttcaacaacaacaactgctccaacaacaaGTACAATctcaccaacaacaactacaacgaCTCCAACAACAAttgctccaactacaacaacaacagctctgaTGAGAACGCCTACAACTgttgcaacaacaactacaaccgctcaaacaacaactacaaccactccaacaacaacaacagctctaactacaacaacagctctaactacaacaacaactgctccgaCAACTACAACTgttacaacagcaacaacaacaacaaccgctcctacaacaacaacagctataactacaacaacaactgctccaactacaagTACAACCACTCCATTAACAACTACAActgccccaacaacaacaactgctccaacaacaactacaaccactccgacaacaacaactacaattgctacaactacaacaacaacaactgctccaacaactACTACTGCTCTaacgtcaacaacaacaactgctccaacaacaacaacaaccgctccaacaacaactacaaccactccaacaacaactgctccaactacaacaacaacagctctgaTTACAACGCCTACAACTgttgcaacaacaactacaaccgcTCAAACAACAATTACAACCACTCCAACAACAACCGCTcctacaacaacagcaacagctccaactacaaaaacaacagctctaACTACAGCAATAACTGCtccaaatacaacaacaaaaactgcaccaacaactactgatccaacaacaacaacagctccaacaacaacgacaaacgctccaactacaaccactccattaacaactacaacttccccaacaacaacaactactccaacaacaactacaaccactccaacaacaacaactacaacggctccaccaacaactacaactgccccaacaacaacagttccaacaacaactacaacgactccaactacaacaactgctccaactacaacaacaacaactacttcaACTACAACCGCTTCAACatctacaacttctccaactacaattacaactgctccaacaacaactacaactgcccAAACAACAGCAAGTGttccaacaacaactgctccaactacaaccaatccaacaacaacaacagctccaacaacaactacaaccactccaacaacaacagctcttactacaacaacaacaactgctccaactacaacaacaacagctcttactacaacaacaacaactgctccaactacaacaacagcttcaacaacgacaactgctccaactacaactgcAACCACTCCATTAACAACTACAActgccccaacaacaacaactactccaacaacaactacaacggctccaccaacaactacaattgccccaacaacaactacaacgactccaacaactacaacgactccaactacaacaactactccaactacaacaactactctAACTACAACCGCttcaacaactacaacaactgttccaacaacaactgccccaacaacaacaacaactgttccaacaacaactgctccaacaacaacaacgacaaccgcTACAACTACAAGCACAACTACAAGCACAACTACAATCACTCcaacaacagctccaacaacaactacaaccgctccaactacaaccaacccaacaacaacaacttctccaactacaacagctccaacaacaactacaacttcaacaacaacaacaactcttactacatcaacaacaactgctccaactacaacaacagcttcaacaACGACAACcgctccaactacaactacaaccactccattaacaactacaactgccccaacaacaactacaacgactccaactacaacaactgctccaactacaacaactactccaactacaaccaacccaacaacaacaacttctacaactacaactgctccaacaacaactacaacttcaacaacaacaacagctcttactacaacaacaacaactgctccaactacaaaaacaacaactgctccgacaacaacaactacagctctGATTACAACGCCTACAACTgttgcaacaacaactacaaccgctcaaacaacaactacaaccactccaacaacaaccgctcctacaacaacaacagctccaactacaaaaacaacagctctaactacagcaacaactgctccaactacaacaacaaaaactgctCCAACAAGtactgctccaacaacaacaatagctTCAACAACAAAcgctccaactacaactacaaccactccaTTAACAACTACAACTGCCCCAACAATAACAACTACTCCAACGACAACTACAAcccctccaacaacaactacaactgctccaccaacaactacaactgccccaacaacaactgccccaactacaacaacaactgctccaactacaaccgctccaacaactacaacttctccaactacaataacaacagctccaaaaacaactacaactgcccaaacaacaacaactgttccaacaacaactgctccaactacaacaacaactactccaactacaacagcaattgctccaacaacaactacaacgagtccaacaacaacgactacaactgctccaacaacaacaacgacaacttctacTGCTACAACGACAACcgctacaactacaacttcaaTCACTCcaacaacagctccaacaacaactacaactactccaacaacaactacaaccgctccaacaacaacagctcttactacaacaacaacaactgctccaactacaacaacaacagctctaactacaacaactgctccaactacaacaacaacaactgctccgacaacaacaactgttccaacagcaactacaacaacaacgactccaacaacaacagctccaactacaacaactacaaccactccGACAACTACAACCACTCCGACAACAACAAGtacaactgctccaactacaacaacaacaactgctccaacaactacaactgctctaacttcaacaacaacaacttctccaccaacaactacaactgccccaaccaccacaacttctccaactacaactacaacccctccaacaacaactacaaccactccactaacaactacaactgccccaacaacaacaacaactgttccaacaacaactgctccaactacaactactcCACCTACAACAGCAAttgctccaacaacaactacaacgagtccaacaacaacgactataactgctccaacaacaacaacgacaatcGCTACAACTACAACGACAAtcactccaacaacaactacaactactccaacaacaactacaactactccaacaacaactacaactactccaacaacaactacaaccgctccaacaacaacaacagctcttactacaacaacaacaactgctccaactacaacaacaacagctctaactacaacaacaactgctccaactacaacaacaacaactgctccgacaacaacaactgttccaacagcaactacaacaacaactgctccaactacaacaactacaaccactccGACAACTACAACCACTCCGACAACAACAAGTACAACTGctgcaactacaacaacaacaacttctccaacaactacaactgctctaacttcaacaacaacaacttctccaccaacaactacaactgccccaacaaccacaacttctccaactacaactacaacccctccaacaacaactacaaccactccactaacaactacaactgccccaacaacaactactccaacaacaactacaaccactccaacaacaactacaacggCTCCACCAACAATTACAACTgccccaacaacaactacaacaacaactgctccaactacaacaacaactactccaactacaaccgctccaacaactacaa
It includes:
- the LOC125020349 gene encoding mucin-2-like — protein: MTNNDPTPSVENSVNNNHHTGNNGNNNHHTGNNGNNNHRTDNNNQRTGNNDNSNNQTGINNNHHTTTTTTTPATMATTSPTTTTTAPTTTTTTPTTTTTTAPTTTTTATTTTTPTTTALTTTTTASTTTNPTTTTAPTTTTKTAPTTTSPTTTTASTTTTAPTTTTTTPLTTTTAPATTTAPTTTTTTPTTTTTAPTTTTTTTPTTTTSPTTTTTAPTTTTTIAPTTITAPTTIAPTTTTTTPTTTTSPTTTTTSPTTTSPTTTTTAPTTTTTTPTTTAHTTTTTTPTTTAIAPTKTTTTPTTTTTTAPTTTTTTAPTTTTTATTTTTITPTTTTTTTPTTTTTTPTTTTTAPTTTVPTTTTTTPTTTTTAPTTTTTTTPTTTTTTTSPTTTTTPTTTTTTPTTTTTTAPPTTTTAPTTTVPTTTTTTPTTTTAPTTTTTTTSTTTTTTTTTAPTTTTASTTTTAPTTTATTPLTTTTAPTTTTTPTTTTTAPPTTTIAPTTTTTTPTTTTTPTTTTTPTTTTTLTTTASTTTTTVPTTTAPTTTTTVPTTTAPTTTTTTATTTSTTTTIAPTTTTTSPTTTTTTAPTTTTTTSTATTTTATTTTSITPTTAPTTTTTTPTTTTTAPTTTALTTTTTTAPTTTTTALTTTTAPTTTTTTAPTTTTVPTATTTTTTPTTTAPTTTTTTTPTTTTTPTTTSTTAPTTTTTTAPTTTTALTSTTTTSPPTTTTAPTTTTSPTTT